From a region of the Odoribacter splanchnicus DSM 20712 genome:
- a CDS encoding RloB family protein, producing MGRQIRKSKGKTMKPNFFVFCEGESEVAYISHLRSQYRAPIQIIPRKSDSNISVRYIENCKREYVATQNDKTFLMFDLDVNGMLEHLQSIPDVVLLVSNPCIELWYLLHFEECHAELTQNACIKKLKRHLEHYTKGTLALNEKQQLSEKTSKATARAKVLKTYNNPSTTIYKMIELLESS from the coding sequence ATGGGACGACAAATAAGAAAGTCCAAAGGCAAAACAATGAAGCCAAACTTCTTTGTTTTCTGTGAAGGGGAGTCTGAGGTTGCCTATATCAGTCACCTCCGTTCACAATACCGTGCGCCTATTCAGATTATCCCAAGAAAGAGCGATTCGAACATATCCGTTCGGTATATAGAGAATTGCAAACGGGAATATGTTGCAACCCAAAATGATAAAACATTTCTAATGTTTGACCTAGATGTAAACGGAATGCTGGAACACCTGCAAAGTATTCCAGATGTAGTATTGCTGGTGTCGAATCCGTGTATTGAGTTGTGGTATTTGCTACACTTTGAGGAGTGTCATGCCGAACTAACTCAAAACGCTTGCATAAAAAAACTGAAAAGACATCTTGAACACTACACAAAGGGAACTTTGGCATTAAATGAGAAACAGCAACTGTCCGAAAAGACATCAAAAGCAACAGCAAGAGCCAAGGTGTTGAAGACATATAATAATCCATCAACTACCATCTATAAAATGATAGAATTGCTGGAAAGTTCGTAA
- a CDS encoding SusC/RagA family TonB-linked outer membrane protein, producing MKKNLRNGSFVLTKLPRMLIMMKTVLILLVCSLNLQAAVYSQQKKFDISMKKASLADVFQYLRQVSEYKFVYDSDAVKQFQPVSVDLKGVGLEEVLEDCLKGSPFVFLIEDDLVIIREQKSVPQKQTQEVKIVGKVTDEKGSLLPGVTVQIQGTSLGTVTDTDGKYVLSVPEMKELTLVYSFIGMEKKAVRWKGEKELNITLVTEVAEMDEVVVTGIFTRKKESFTGSSATFTNKELKMIGNSNVLESLKTLDPSFAIIENNDFGSDPNHLPNIEIRGKTSVIGLTEEYNTDPNQPLFILDGFESTLATISDLSMDRVQSITVLKDAAATAIYGSKAANGVVVVETKAPEAGQLRLNYTGNLNFTFADLSDYNLMNAEEKLQFELLSGLYQSWGPDGYLGSVEQERKYNMRLQEVRRGVDTYWMNEPLRFATTHKHNLFLEGGDGVMRYGVGVSYGKTQGVMKGSDRDVLNGNVRLIYRKGRVAFTNSLNVDYTRAERESVSFKRFAQTNPYYRKTDENGEPVKVLESFSYFDINTFRIINENVYGPFYDLSNTNFDRTHTLGITNNFEADWRVIDELRIRARIGVNKSNEQAEKFSSPFNSEFVGKEDNEKGAYTESEKHVFGYDGDLSVTYGKLLAERHMVNAVAGMRFTQSTSNLNGYTMRGFIDDEFSNPSFAQEYNPDKKVYQDVKKRTASYYVNLGYAYDNRYLLDANWRADGASIFGVNKLFTNTWSVGLGWNIHNEHFLEGAGWLDMLKLRASIGNPGNQNFDAYIAMKIYTYNNHHTNPWGVSAIINNFGNPDLEWQKTLDRNIGLDLVVFNNRLRVNFDYFSKKTDPLLVYTGVPSSTGGTSVPANVGGQVTKGYTVVLNYALLKKEHLLWQVNATLRHLTSEYRNVSSCLSRFNDENKTKNMLRYYDGGSPSDLWAVRSAGIDAATGREIFLHKDGTQSFAYNVEDEVVVGNSDPKLEGVVGMSFYYKGFSASANFRYRLGGQIFMETLYNKVENISFSDVHYNQDKRALYDRWKEPGDNAKFRAISTTADTPMSSRFVADNNVFSGESISVGYESQGKWLKSVGASSLTVRAYMNDIFRISTVKNERGIDYPFARSVSMSLGLRF from the coding sequence ATGAAAAAAAATTTAAGGAACGGTAGTTTCGTACTCACGAAATTACCCCGTATGTTGATTATGATGAAGACGGTGTTGATTCTACTCGTGTGTTCGCTGAATTTACAGGCTGCAGTCTATTCACAACAAAAAAAATTCGACATTTCGATGAAAAAAGCCTCTTTGGCGGATGTGTTTCAATATTTGAGGCAAGTGAGCGAATATAAGTTTGTATATGACAGTGATGCAGTGAAACAATTCCAACCGGTTTCGGTGGATTTGAAAGGGGTGGGCCTCGAAGAAGTTTTGGAAGATTGTTTGAAAGGAAGTCCCTTTGTTTTCCTGATCGAAGATGATCTGGTGATTATCCGGGAACAGAAAAGTGTACCGCAGAAACAAACTCAGGAAGTGAAAATTGTCGGTAAGGTGACGGATGAAAAAGGCAGTTTGCTACCGGGAGTAACGGTACAGATTCAGGGTACTTCGCTGGGTACGGTGACCGATACTGACGGAAAATATGTCTTATCTGTGCCTGAGATGAAGGAATTGACATTGGTATATTCGTTTATCGGTATGGAAAAGAAAGCGGTGAGATGGAAAGGAGAAAAAGAATTGAATATCACCTTGGTTACAGAAGTGGCCGAGATGGACGAAGTCGTGGTGACCGGTATTTTTACCCGAAAGAAAGAAAGCTTTACCGGTTCGTCGGCTACATTTACCAATAAAGAGCTGAAGATGATCGGTAACTCGAATGTACTCGAAAGTCTGAAGACACTCGATCCTTCGTTTGCCATTATCGAAAACAATGACTTCGGTTCGGACCCCAACCATTTGCCCAATATCGAAATCCGGGGGAAAACCAGTGTAATCGGTTTGACCGAAGAATATAATACCGATCCCAACCAACCGTTATTTATCCTCGACGGTTTCGAGTCGACTCTGGCGACGATCAGTGATTTGAGTATGGACCGGGTACAGAGTATTACTGTGCTGAAAGACGCAGCCGCTACCGCTATATATGGATCGAAAGCAGCCAATGGAGTCGTGGTCGTAGAAACGAAAGCTCCCGAAGCCGGGCAGCTGAGATTGAATTATACCGGTAACCTGAATTTTACTTTTGCCGATCTGTCGGATTATAATTTGATGAATGCCGAGGAAAAATTGCAGTTCGAATTGCTTTCCGGACTTTATCAAAGCTGGGGACCGGACGGGTATTTGGGAAGTGTCGAGCAGGAAAGAAAATATAATATGCGTTTGCAGGAAGTGCGGAGAGGGGTGGATACCTACTGGATGAACGAGCCCCTGCGTTTTGCTACGACACACAAACACAATTTGTTTCTGGAAGGTGGCGACGGAGTGATGCGTTATGGTGTCGGGGTGAGTTACGGAAAAACCCAGGGAGTGATGAAGGGATCGGACCGGGATGTATTGAATGGAAATGTCCGGCTCATTTACCGGAAAGGCCGTGTAGCTTTTACCAATTCTTTGAATGTGGATTATACCAGGGCAGAACGGGAGAGCGTTTCTTTTAAAAGATTCGCCCAAACCAATCCGTATTACCGGAAAACGGACGAAAACGGAGAACCTGTAAAAGTGCTGGAGTCTTTTTCTTATTTTGATATAAATACCTTTAGAATAATAAACGAAAATGTATACGGACCGTTTTACGATTTGTCTAATACAAATTTCGATCGTACCCATACTTTAGGGATAACCAACAACTTTGAAGCCGATTGGCGGGTAATAGACGAATTGAGGATCCGGGCGAGGATAGGGGTGAATAAATCCAACGAGCAGGCAGAGAAATTTTCTTCGCCTTTCAATTCGGAATTTGTGGGTAAGGAAGATAATGAGAAAGGGGCCTATACGGAATCGGAAAAACACGTTTTCGGTTATGACGGTGATTTGAGTGTTACCTACGGAAAATTACTGGCAGAACGGCATATGGTAAATGCGGTGGCCGGAATGCGTTTTACCCAGTCGACTTCGAATCTGAACGGATATACTATGCGGGGATTTATCGACGATGAATTTTCCAACCCTTCTTTTGCTCAGGAATATAATCCAGATAAAAAAGTATATCAGGATGTTAAGAAAAGGACGGCCAGCTATTATGTGAATCTCGGTTATGCTTATGACAACCGTTATTTGCTGGATGCCAACTGGCGGGCAGACGGGGCTTCCATTTTCGGGGTGAACAAACTTTTTACCAATACCTGGTCGGTGGGACTTGGATGGAATATCCACAACGAACATTTTCTGGAAGGGGCCGGTTGGCTGGATATGCTGAAACTGAGGGCTTCGATCGGAAATCCCGGAAACCAGAACTTCGATGCTTATATTGCGATGAAAATTTATACCTATAATAATCATCACACCAATCCTTGGGGAGTCAGCGCTATCATCAATAATTTCGGAAATCCGGACCTGGAGTGGCAAAAAACGCTGGACCGGAATATCGGTTTGGATTTAGTGGTGTTTAATAACCGTTTGCGGGTGAATTTCGATTATTTTTCAAAGAAAACCGATCCGTTGTTGGTTTATACCGGAGTTCCTTCGTCTACGGGAGGTACCTCCGTTCCGGCTAATGTCGGCGGACAGGTGACGAAAGGATATACGGTTGTGCTGAATTATGCTTTGTTGAAAAAAGAACACTTGCTTTGGCAGGTAAACGCGACCTTGCGGCATCTGACTTCGGAATACCGGAATGTCAGTTCCTGTCTGTCCCGGTTCAATGATGAAAATAAGACCAAGAATATGTTGCGGTATTACGATGGCGGAAGTCCTTCGGATTTATGGGCTGTCCGCTCTGCCGGAATAGATGCGGCTACGGGACGTGAGATCTTTTTGCATAAAGACGGTACCCAGAGTTTTGCTTATAATGTCGAGGATGAGGTGGTCGTAGGAAATAGTGATCCGAAACTGGAAGGGGTTGTCGGCATGTCTTTTTACTATAAAGGTTTTTCGGCTTCTGCCAATTTCCGTTACCGGTTGGGTGGGCAGATCTTTATGGAGACCTTGTACAATAAGGTAGAAAATATTTCGTTCAGTGATGTCCACTATAATCAGGATAAGCGGGCTTTGTACGATCGTTGGAAAGAACCGGGCGATAATGCTAAATTCCGGGCGATTTCAACGACAGCCGATACGCCGATGTCTTCCCGGTTTGTCGCCGACAACAACGTCTTTTCAGGAGAGTCTATATCGGTGGGGTACGAGAGCCAGGGAAAATGGCTGAAATCGGTCGGCGCTTCATCATTGACGGTAAGAGCTTATATGAACGATATTTTCCGGATTTCAACCGTGAAAAATGAACGGGGTATCGATTATCCCTTTGCCCGTTCGGTATCCATGTCTTTGGGATTAAGATTTTAA
- a CDS encoding BF3164 family lipoprotein has protein sequence MMKSPYFILLCHLFLLFSCNRSQNTKNNFLKNFIPSHDIEITVLDSTDLVVDFIPSMVKMKDKIIYSQFTGDTIFSSIDLIHYKKNNFGKRGRGNNEFTEGYGLEKINDSILFIFDRTLAKLMFLQLSNDTIIFLPSYPTNHFMLDVHYGNDSIYFVTGTGNLEKNYALYNRNSKMLRPFISYPKGVNDNLTLNGKSRIYYSHIVRHPGMKKYMAFKDKHHIIDILEIKNDSLILVKRNIFTHFKWKMVSGVYRPSEKGTPNRVFTSKLVGLSKYVCALYKQDHSEFILTFDWDGNPLNSYKLPCHLLNFTGDDSLNFYGIALIGENYNLIHFKL, from the coding sequence TTTTCTCATGCAATAGATCTCAGAATACAAAAAACAACTTTTTAAAAAATTTCATACCTTCTCATGATATTGAAATTACCGTGCTGGATTCTACCGATTTGGTTGTGGATTTTATACCTAGCATGGTCAAAATGAAAGATAAAATTATTTATTCACAATTTACGGGAGATACTATTTTTTCATCCATAGATTTAATTCATTATAAAAAAAATAATTTTGGTAAAAGGGGAAGAGGAAATAATGAATTTACTGAAGGATACGGTTTAGAAAAAATTAATGATAGTATTCTTTTCATATTTGACAGGACTCTTGCCAAATTGATGTTTTTGCAATTAAGTAATGATACCATCATTTTTTTACCTTCCTATCCGACCAATCATTTTATGCTAGATGTCCACTATGGAAACGACTCGATTTATTTTGTTACAGGAACTGGTAATTTAGAAAAAAACTATGCTTTATATAATCGTAACAGTAAAATGTTAAGGCCCTTTATATCTTATCCTAAAGGGGTGAATGACAATCTGACCTTGAACGGAAAATCTAGAATATATTACAGTCATATTGTTCGTCACCCTGGAATGAAGAAGTATATGGCTTTTAAAGATAAACACCACATAATCGATATTTTAGAAATAAAAAATGACTCACTGATATTAGTGAAAAGAAATATTTTTACACATTTTAAATGGAAAATGGTGTCCGGGGTATATAGACCGAGTGAAAAAGGCACACCCAATCGTGTCTTCACCTCTAAACTTGTCGGTTTATCGAAGTATGTGTGTGCTTTATACAAACAAGATCATTCGGAGTTTATTCTGACCTTTGATTGGGATGGAAACCCTTTGAATAGTTATAAACTTCCCTGTCATTTATTAAATTTTACTGGAGATGATTCATTAAATTTTTATGGTATCGCTTTAATTGGAGAAAATTACAATTTGATTCATTTTAAACTTTAA
- a CDS encoding redoxin domain-containing protein: protein MKLNICILLFISCISCQTSTKEYTQFVNQYLNRQLKLPQHILIKQCSDSIYLQNPAKYTSDSIYRITTYIYGDCYACVEDLIKWKQLLSQFPSDKVRFLCFIYAEIYSSFEIMNERSIHFTQPIIYDPENHYIKMNKLPDNKLLNTFLIDPNGKIVVIGNPIISNKIATLYKNEIDRAENDI, encoded by the coding sequence ATGAAGCTAAACATTTGTATTTTGTTGTTTATATCCTGTATTTCATGCCAAACTTCGACAAAAGAATATACTCAATTTGTTAATCAATATTTAAATAGACAACTTAAATTACCTCAGCATATTTTAATTAAGCAATGTAGTGATTCGATTTATCTTCAAAATCCTGCTAAATATACGAGTGATTCAATTTATAGAATCACAACTTATATTTATGGGGATTGTTATGCTTGCGTTGAAGATCTTATAAAATGGAAACAACTTTTATCACAATTCCCATCAGATAAGGTAAGGTTTCTGTGTTTTATTTATGCTGAGATATATTCATCTTTTGAAATCATGAATGAAAGATCCATTCATTTTACACAGCCCATTATATATGATCCTGAAAATCATTATATAAAAATGAATAAATTGCCAGATAATAAATTGTTGAACACATTTTTAATCGATCCTAACGGAAAAATTGTAGTAATAGGTAACCCTATTATTTCAAATAAAATAGCTACCCTGTATAAAAATGAAATCGATCGAGCGGAAAATGATATTTAG
- a CDS encoding sigma factor-like helix-turn-helix DNA-binding protein, translating into MRILHQAIDTLPPQTRKIILLGLNGKNNNEIAEALNISVNTVKSLKKSAYTSLRGQLKDPMLFLLFLLIDS; encoded by the coding sequence TTGCGGATTCTCCATCAAGCTATCGATACTCTTCCCCCTCAAACCCGAAAAATCATTTTATTGGGTCTGAACGGAAAAAACAACAACGAAATCGCCGAAGCCCTGAACATTTCGGTCAACACGGTAAAATCCCTGAAAAAAAGTGCCTACACCAGTTTGAGGGGGCAACTGAAAGATCCCATGCTCTTCCTGCTTTTCTTATTAATCGATAGTTAA
- a CDS encoding AAA family ATPase, whose amino-acid sequence MVLEIRLSNFFSIKDEVVLDMQAASIQTKKAKELEENTFVCGNERLLKTVAIYGANASGKSSVIKAIRACVGMIFSSHNYNENTIFAFTPFKFGSIGKPSTFFIRFLLEGIEYEYSFELNKVEILKEALYYYPNGRRSLIFSRDETKGPDKKDIYEFRSVIRRPMDVAANTSRKTLFVSRASQMDRDVAKDVFRYFNERFILNYFGYNSFSVERLLNENKEQFLNVLRIADSDIVKIDSRHENKVLSTAVIDPADNQILSVEDIQKPQLVITTYHRNNPDVPFNFFAEESDGTQRLFSMMLTILDIVKNNKILLIDEIETQLHIKLVEYIIGLFNKSESAQLIYTTHNTYLLNTNKLRKDQIYFVNKRDDGSSDLYSLFDYKDFRDGLDAEKAYLQGRFDAIPYIDEQTDSFIK is encoded by the coding sequence ATGGTACTTGAAATTCGTTTGAGCAACTTCTTCTCAATTAAAGATGAGGTGGTACTGGATATGCAGGCAGCAAGCATACAGACCAAAAAAGCAAAGGAACTTGAAGAAAATACATTTGTATGCGGTAATGAGCGCTTGCTTAAAACTGTTGCCATTTATGGTGCAAATGCCTCAGGAAAGAGCAGTGTTATCAAGGCTATTCGCGCTTGTGTGGGAATGATATTCTCATCTCACAATTACAACGAGAATACGATATTTGCCTTTACTCCATTCAAATTCGGGAGCATTGGCAAACCAAGTACATTCTTCATTCGCTTCCTTCTTGAGGGTATCGAATATGAATATTCTTTTGAACTCAATAAAGTTGAGATACTGAAAGAGGCTCTGTACTACTATCCCAATGGTCGTCGTTCACTGATATTTTCTCGTGATGAGACAAAGGGACCCGACAAAAAGGATATCTATGAATTCCGTTCGGTGATTCGCCGCCCTATGGATGTTGCTGCCAATACATCCAGGAAAACGCTTTTCGTGTCGCGTGCCAGTCAGATGGATCGTGATGTTGCAAAAGATGTTTTCCGGTATTTCAATGAGCGTTTTATTCTGAATTATTTCGGATATAATTCGTTCTCTGTCGAGCGCTTGTTGAATGAGAACAAAGAGCAGTTCCTTAATGTGCTGCGAATTGCCGACAGCGACATTGTCAAAATCGACAGCCGGCACGAGAATAAAGTCCTGTCTACTGCAGTGATTGACCCTGCAGACAATCAAATATTGTCAGTAGAAGATATTCAGAAACCACAGCTGGTCATTACGACCTATCACAGAAATAACCCGGATGTTCCTTTCAACTTTTTTGCAGAAGAGTCTGATGGAACACAGCGTTTATTCAGTATGATGCTGACGATTCTGGATATCGTCAAGAATAATAAAATCTTGTTGATAGATGAAATTGAGACGCAGTTGCATATAAAACTGGTAGAGTATATTATTGGTTTGTTCAATAAAAGCGAATCGGCGCAGCTGATATATACTACGCACAATACATACCTGCTTAATACCAACAAGTTACGTAAGGATCAGATATATTTTGTCAACAAACGGGATGACGGGTCCTCGGATTTGTATTCGCTGTTTGATTACAAAGATTTCCGCGACGGGCTGGATGCAGAGAAGGCATATCTGCAAGGTCGTTTTGATGCCATCCCGTATATTGACGAACAGACGGATAGTTTTATAAAATAG
- a CDS encoding FecR family protein, giving the protein MQELEKRYEIARLIACELIGVLSGREAEDLEVWKNSSEKHAREYMEIRERLLRDIDYPDYLELKQEWEGFEQKLFRKKRVFNWWVTVAAACVVICLGITFLWMREPVAEPVVAGTSGGTKGFRATLILGNGEQVSIGDSSSQTIAVAGGTTIVTTGKMVKYDAGKEDREEKAEWNTIVVPRGGEYELVLADGTRVWLNSESRLTYPVRFTGELREVKMEGEICFDVARKEEQPFVVRTADLAVKVLGTLFNMEAYPEDSRVTTTLVRGKVEVAVGDKTQVLQPDQQLAVEAGRFTLKQVVAEDYIGWTNGLFHFTEASLEEIMTKLARWYDVEFFFAKPDLKEAHFSLDIQRYENIATILSKLEKTGRARFRVSGKTVVIEQ; this is encoded by the coding sequence ATGCAAGAATTAGAAAAACGATATGAAATTGCCCGGTTGATTGCATGCGAATTGATCGGAGTACTTTCTGGACGTGAGGCGGAGGATTTGGAGGTGTGGAAAAACTCTTCTGAAAAGCATGCAAGGGAGTATATGGAAATCCGGGAAAGATTGCTTCGGGATATTGATTATCCGGATTATTTGGAGCTAAAGCAAGAATGGGAAGGATTTGAACAAAAACTGTTCCGGAAAAAGCGGGTATTCAATTGGTGGGTAACAGTAGCAGCTGCTTGTGTGGTTATTTGTTTGGGTATAACATTTTTATGGATGAGAGAGCCTGTTGCCGAACCGGTGGTTGCCGGAACATCAGGGGGGACGAAAGGTTTTAGGGCGACACTGATTTTAGGAAACGGAGAACAGGTGAGTATAGGCGACTCTTCGAGCCAAACGATTGCTGTTGCGGGAGGAACTACGATTGTAACGACCGGAAAAATGGTGAAATACGATGCCGGGAAGGAGGATCGGGAAGAAAAAGCGGAATGGAATACGATTGTTGTACCGCGTGGAGGAGAATACGAATTAGTTTTGGCCGACGGAACGCGGGTGTGGTTGAATTCGGAGTCTCGCCTGACTTATCCCGTCCGTTTTACGGGGGAGCTGCGGGAGGTGAAAATGGAGGGAGAAATTTGTTTCGATGTAGCCCGGAAGGAGGAACAGCCTTTTGTCGTGAGAACGGCTGATTTGGCGGTAAAAGTATTAGGAACCCTTTTCAATATGGAAGCTTATCCGGAGGATTCCCGGGTAACGACTACGCTGGTCAGGGGTAAAGTAGAAGTAGCTGTCGGGGATAAAACTCAGGTATTACAGCCGGATCAGCAATTGGCGGTGGAAGCAGGCCGGTTTACTCTGAAACAGGTGGTGGCGGAAGATTATATCGGCTGGACTAACGGACTATTCCATTTTACCGAGGCATCGCTCGAGGAAATTATGACCAAACTGGCCCGGTGGTATGATGTGGAATTCTTTTTCGCCAAACCGGATTTGAAGGAAGCCCATTTTTCTTTGGATATTCAGCGGTATGAAAATATCGCAACCATTTTATCGAAGCTTGAAAAGACCGGGCGGGCACGGTTTCGGGTAAGCGGAAAAACGGTGGTTATCGAACAGTAG
- a CDS encoding RNA polymerase sigma factor — MLTNSQGFKRFFELYFEPVYRFVRKYTEEDAIARDITQDTFIRLYERRRDFDVPEKAKSFIYITARNLCLDHLKHQKNKTTIPTDTIGIRGQRP, encoded by the coding sequence ATGTTGACCAATAGCCAAGGATTTAAAAGATTTTTCGAGCTCTATTTCGAACCCGTATACCGTTTTGTCCGGAAATATACGGAAGAAGATGCTATTGCCCGGGACATTACACAGGATACATTTATCCGGCTTTATGAGCGCAGAAGGGATTTCGACGTGCCTGAAAAAGCAAAATCTTTTATCTATATCACAGCCCGGAATCTCTGTCTGGATCATCTTAAACACCAGAAAAATAAAACAACAATACCAACAGACACAATCGGTATCAGAGGCCAAAGACCCTGA